A section of the Nitrospinaceae bacterium genome encodes:
- a CDS encoding ComF family protein produces the protein MIHLFKFHGRPTIAAELGKELALLASQEYDNFIHEEYPLVTFVPIDQKRWRERGYDQALILAQSTATHLKLNFTPTIERKKSTSPQTRLSASQRRGNLRGVFFIPNPKSVSGKNVLLVDDVLTTGSTVSACSRVLKKAGVKSVYVLTICHTVVQILNLIEPD, from the coding sequence TTGATACACCTATTTAAATTTCATGGACGCCCCACTATCGCCGCTGAGCTCGGCAAAGAACTCGCCCTGCTTGCAAGTCAAGAATATGATAATTTCATCCACGAAGAGTATCCACTCGTCACATTTGTCCCCATAGATCAAAAAAGATGGCGAGAACGCGGATACGACCAAGCTTTGATTCTCGCTCAAAGCACAGCCACGCACTTGAAATTAAACTTCACTCCAACTATTGAGCGTAAGAAATCGACATCCCCCCAAACACGTCTATCTGCATCGCAACGACGAGGAAATTTGAGAGGTGTGTTTTTTATACCGAATCCCAAATCTGTATCGGGAAAAAATGTACTACTAGTTGACGATGTGCTGACTACAGGCTCTACGGTTTCAGCCTGCTCGAGGGTGTTAAAAAAAGCTGGAGTAAAATCAGTTTATGTCTTGACGATTTGTCATACTGTGGTACAAATATTGAATCTTATAGAACCTGATTAG
- a CDS encoding helix-turn-helix transcriptional regulator, which yields MKLRLEKSGRQAIGARLREIRLFNKLEQTELANRAGLSQAIISQYEKGLTEVSLSFIKFLADNFSVSGDWLIFGTGQSPHENSQKEIDVRLPKSLGVTSPKGKGKSGFFGIPIVDSKSAARPGKVQTDRINDWEIVHLQEATGRNNLVALEIKADWVKNMSSPFQAGGRIVIDRDDKEIRPNAYYALNTVLKKKSPSEASVNAIRRLNMNSSRLWLLEDKSDGDFDYMDLKASDRIENIIIGRIIWVWQKLP from the coding sequence ATGAAATTAAGACTAGAAAAATCAGGCAGGCAAGCAATCGGAGCACGCCTAAGAGAAATTCGTCTTTTCAACAAACTAGAACAAACAGAGCTCGCAAATCGTGCTGGTCTTTCTCAGGCGATAATCAGCCAGTACGAAAAAGGGCTCACCGAAGTTAGCCTTTCTTTCATTAAATTTCTCGCCGATAACTTCAGCGTTTCAGGAGACTGGCTTATTTTTGGCACTGGGCAATCTCCCCACGAAAACTCGCAAAAAGAAATCGATGTACGACTCCCCAAAAGTCTCGGAGTCACATCGCCAAAAGGAAAGGGCAAATCAGGGTTCTTTGGAATTCCAATTGTAGACTCGAAGTCGGCTGCGAGACCCGGCAAGGTGCAAACTGATCGAATCAACGACTGGGAAATTGTCCATCTTCAAGAAGCCACCGGCAGAAACAACCTTGTGGCCCTTGAGATCAAAGCTGATTGGGTGAAAAACATGTCATCGCCATTCCAGGCGGGCGGTCGAATTGTGATAGATCGGGACGACAAAGAAATTCGCCCAAACGCCTACTACGCTCTCAATACAGTACTAAAGAAAAAATCACCCAGCGAGGCAAGCGTTAATGCCATCCGGCGCCTCAACATGAACAGTTCACGGCTTTGGCTGCTTGAAGATAAATCAGACGGTGATTTCGATTACATGGACTTAAAAGCAAGTGACCGAATTGAAAATATTATCATTGGAAGGATTATTTGGGTCTGGCAAAAATTACCTTAG
- a CDS encoding XdhC family protein codes for MSKDVYKEIAERKGNGERGALATVVSRKGSAPMSGDAKMLVREDGSTMGTVGGGCLEAEVWQSAMNIIEGGSPEKIAFDLTADEAGDSGHICGGTVEILIEPFDAYNPELLAEIIDTRNRGQSAVLATIVQTGGDQTLSSNDRKMLVNRNGDTVGDIPKYAAEIWRESGQIMRQGQPSLMQFKSDEPPSEKTRPTDSDSTEIFVEPITAQPLVYIFGGGHVSFCVAQAAHMSGFRTSIIEDRPSFANKERFPMAESFFVGEHPAIFDEIPVDESNYITIITRGHANDETVLEWALKTPARYIGMIGSKSKVLLTYRHLRDKGFDMDEIIGRVHAPIGLDIGADSPGEIGIAIVSEFIRFRRQGEKSAQEGLASKRLNLRRKS; via the coding sequence ATGAGTAAAGACGTATACAAGGAAATCGCCGAGAGAAAGGGAAATGGAGAGCGGGGTGCCCTCGCCACAGTCGTCTCGCGGAAAGGTTCCGCCCCCATGAGCGGAGACGCAAAGATGCTCGTCCGCGAGGACGGAAGCACTATGGGCACTGTAGGCGGTGGTTGCCTTGAGGCCGAGGTGTGGCAATCGGCCATGAACATCATTGAAGGTGGCTCACCAGAGAAAATCGCATTTGATTTGACTGCTGACGAGGCTGGAGACAGTGGCCATATATGTGGCGGGACCGTCGAGATATTAATTGAGCCCTTTGATGCCTACAATCCAGAACTTCTGGCCGAAATTATCGACACAAGGAACCGTGGGCAAAGTGCGGTTCTGGCCACAATTGTTCAAACTGGCGGCGATCAAACATTGTCATCCAATGATAGAAAAATGCTTGTGAATCGAAACGGCGACACGGTCGGAGATATTCCGAAATATGCAGCAGAGATATGGAGAGAGAGCGGCCAGATAATGCGGCAGGGCCAGCCCTCGTTAATGCAATTCAAGAGCGATGAGCCACCATCAGAGAAAACGCGCCCAACCGACAGTGATTCGACTGAAATATTTGTCGAGCCGATTACGGCCCAACCTCTTGTCTATATCTTTGGAGGCGGCCATGTCTCCTTTTGTGTGGCACAAGCCGCACATATGTCGGGCTTTCGTACCTCTATAATCGAGGACCGCCCAAGCTTCGCCAACAAAGAACGATTCCCGATGGCCGAGTCTTTCTTCGTTGGAGAGCACCCCGCTATTTTCGACGAAATTCCAGTTGATGAGTCAAATTACATCACCATTATCACCCGTGGGCATGCTAACGATGAGACCGTTCTCGAGTGGGCGCTAAAGACTCCAGCTCGCTACATTGGAATGATCGGTTCAAAAAGCAAGGTCTTGCTTACCTATCGACATCTCCGAGACAAGGGCTTCGATATGGATGAGATCATTGGACGTGTTCACGCACCCATTGGTCTCGACATTGGCGCTGATTCACCCGGCGAGATTGGAATTGCAATCGTTTCCGAATTCATACGATTTCGCCGCCAAGGAGAAAAATCGGCTCAAGAAGGGCTTGCAAGTAAAAGGCTCAACCTCCGCAGGAAATCCTGA
- the pdxA gene encoding 4-hydroxythreonine-4-phosphate dehydrogenase PdxA: MGDPAGVGPEVCLKAVLTDRVLRVCVPLIVGDLKVLRQHARKMRIPGRMISIKEGEFEELAEMSGKAIPVLDLANVLARDRVFGKIRAGLGRAAVGYIGRAVRLTQEGLVDAVATGPIQKEALRAGGCPFPGHTELLASLVGRGRPVMMLAHGKIRIAHLSTHCPLKEAIRMVKRKRIIYVGRLLAETLGVLDGCPPKIAIAGLNPHAGEGGMFGVEESREIIPAVTELRAEGIDVVGPEPPDTVFAKLRGGLFSGVVAMYHDQGHIAGKMAAFRFSRDGHGSVRGVNVTLGLPLVRTSVEHGTGFEIAGKGLADSASMVDALVLAARMVRGRVGRMPLQRG, translated from the coding sequence ATGGGGGACCCTGCTGGAGTAGGACCCGAAGTGTGCCTCAAGGCGGTGCTAACGGATCGTGTTTTAAGGGTTTGTGTACCACTCATCGTTGGTGATTTGAAAGTTTTAAGACAGCACGCAAGGAAGATGCGAATTCCCGGACGGATGATTTCCATTAAGGAGGGTGAATTCGAGGAGTTGGCAGAAATGAGTGGGAAGGCAATACCGGTGCTTGATCTGGCTAATGTTTTGGCGCGTGATCGAGTGTTCGGCAAGATTCGCGCGGGTCTCGGCAGGGCAGCTGTTGGCTATATAGGAAGGGCTGTTCGTCTGACCCAAGAAGGCTTGGTCGATGCGGTGGCGACAGGGCCGATACAAAAGGAAGCTCTTCGAGCGGGCGGCTGTCCTTTTCCGGGGCATACTGAGCTGCTAGCCAGTTTGGTAGGAAGGGGGCGTCCAGTGATGATGCTCGCTCATGGCAAAATTCGAATAGCGCATCTCTCGACTCATTGTCCGCTTAAAGAGGCTATCCGAATGGTGAAACGCAAGCGTATCATTTACGTTGGCCGCTTACTGGCTGAAACGCTCGGTGTACTCGATGGCTGTCCCCCTAAAATTGCTATTGCCGGGCTGAATCCGCATGCGGGTGAAGGCGGCATGTTTGGTGTCGAGGAGAGTAGGGAGATAATACCAGCTGTCACGGAGCTTCGTGCCGAAGGTATTGATGTCGTGGGTCCCGAGCCGCCTGATACGGTTTTTGCCAAACTTCGAGGAGGACTGTTTAGCGGCGTCGTGGCTATGTATCATGATCAGGGACATATTGCAGGGAAAATGGCAGCTTTTCGCTTTAGCCGCGATGGTCACGGTTCGGTGCGTGGGGTGAACGTAACTTTGGGATTGCCTTTAGTTCGCACCTCTGTAGAGCATGGAACGGGATTCGAAATTGCGGGGAAAGGTTTGGCTGACTCTGCGAGCATGGTGGATGCTTTGGTTCTGGCAGCTCGAATGGTTCGGGGCAGGGTAGGGCGGATGCCATTACAGCGAGGTTAA